A genomic stretch from Petrimonas mucosa includes:
- a CDS encoding DMT family protein: protein MNYLLTIGLLVCSNIFMTFAWYGHLKLAENAWFSKLPLLGVILFSWLIAFFEYCFQVPANRIGFEGNGGVFSLVQLKVIQEVITLMVFVIFSSFAFHAPLKMNHLIGFALLVLAVYFIFKG from the coding sequence ATGAATTATCTTCTCACAATAGGACTATTGGTCTGCTCCAACATTTTTATGACGTTTGCCTGGTATGGGCATCTCAAACTTGCCGAAAACGCCTGGTTCAGTAAGCTTCCGTTGCTTGGTGTCATTCTCTTCAGCTGGCTGATCGCCTTTTTTGAATATTGCTTTCAGGTTCCGGCCAACCGGATTGGTTTTGAGGGGAACGGAGGTGTATTCTCGCTGGTACAGCTGAAAGTTATTCAGGAGGTTATTACATTGATGGTGTTTGTAATCTTCTCCTCGTTCGCCTTTCATGCTCCATTGAAGATGAATCACCTGATAGGCTTTGCTTTGCTGGTACTGGCGGTTTACTTTATTTTTAAGGGATAG
- a CDS encoding GRP family sugar transporter produces the protein MFEVHNYFLAITLCFLAMVCWGSWQNTRNVIRQPWRFELFYWDFTIGILIFSLLSVFTLGSIDPSNRTFLQDIAQAQIRFMLPAMLGGFIWNLGTLLLTAGIATTGMAVAFPIGGGIGWILGIVVNYIGKPEGDPVWLFTGCAVIVVAIIHSMLSYKRRAVSQQKSTKGVIYSLAAGIFIAFFYRFVMMSISTDISPLYTGGALTPYTSVLFFALGALVSTLLFNPCFMRHPVEGERVAMKDYCKASGKTHLIGMLGGMIWCAGQVLSVMSANAASPAIAYGLSNGAPIVAALWGIVVWKEFKDAPKGTNRLLTLMFLFYLVGLALIVYSRYA, from the coding sequence ATGTTTGAAGTGCATAACTACTTTTTAGCCATCACGCTCTGTTTTCTGGCGATGGTTTGTTGGGGATCATGGCAAAACACACGAAATGTTATAAGACAACCTTGGCGTTTCGAGCTGTTTTATTGGGATTTTACCATTGGTATCCTGATTTTCTCACTTCTCTCCGTATTTACTCTTGGAAGCATTGATCCTTCCAACAGAACTTTTCTGCAGGATATTGCGCAGGCGCAGATCCGCTTTATGTTGCCGGCAATGCTGGGGGGCTTTATCTGGAACCTGGGGACGTTGCTCCTTACGGCAGGGATTGCCACCACAGGGATGGCTGTCGCTTTTCCCATCGGTGGGGGGATTGGCTGGATATTGGGTATCGTGGTCAACTACATTGGGAAGCCGGAAGGAGATCCGGTCTGGCTCTTTACGGGATGCGCGGTCATTGTTGTCGCAATCATCCACAGTATGTTATCCTATAAGAGAAGGGCCGTGTCGCAGCAGAAAAGCACGAAAGGGGTGATCTATTCACTGGCCGCCGGTATCTTTATCGCTTTTTTCTACCGCTTTGTGATGATGTCAATCAGTACCGATATCTCTCCTTTATACACCGGAGGGGCCCTTACTCCCTATACTTCAGTGCTCTTTTTTGCATTGGGCGCTCTTGTCAGCACACTTCTTTTCAACCCCTGTTTCATGCGTCATCCTGTAGAAGGAGAGAGGGTTGCCATGAAGGATTATTGCAAGGCTTCTGGAAAGACTCACCTGATAGGCATGCTGGGGGGCATGATCTGGTGTGCGGGACAGGTGTTGAGTGTGATGTCGGCCAACGCTGCCTCACCTGCCATCGCATACGGGTTGAGCAACGGAGCTCCCATTGTGGCGGCATTATGGGGAATCGTAGTCTGGAAAGAGTTCAAGGATGCCCCGAAAGGGACAAACCGGTTGTTGACATTGATGTTTCTGTTTTACCTTGTCGGTTTGGCTCTGATTGTCTATTCACGCTACGCATAA
- a CDS encoding sugar phosphate isomerase/epimerase family protein, whose protein sequence is MNRKIDIGIGSYTYTWSIGVPGYVNKIAMSAFDLIEKAADLKADVVQFADNVPLDDYSPDELLRFYLFARERGVRLEVGAKGLTSDRLRLYTEIAGILHADLLRFVIDDVGFEPSPDRVIEMIRPAIPLMEERGVSLALENHDRLRCADLLAIIAGCNSSNVGICLDTVNSLGVPEGMDEVIRTLSPYTLNLHVKDFVIRRLDHKMGFCVNGASAGEGKLDIAGLFRNLTALGKCRSAILELWTPFGPTLEDTIARENEWAINSMNYLKQLSY, encoded by the coding sequence ATGAACCGCAAGATAGATATAGGGATTGGAAGCTACACCTATACCTGGTCAATCGGTGTTCCAGGATATGTGAATAAAATCGCCATGTCCGCTTTTGACTTGATTGAGAAAGCGGCTGATCTGAAGGCTGATGTGGTTCAATTTGCTGATAATGTTCCACTTGATGATTACTCTCCGGACGAGTTACTCCGATTCTACCTGTTCGCCAGGGAGAGAGGTGTCAGGTTGGAAGTGGGGGCGAAAGGACTAACTTCGGATCGGTTAAGGTTGTATACAGAGATAGCGGGTATTCTGCATGCAGACCTGTTGCGTTTCGTCATCGATGACGTTGGATTCGAACCTTCCCCCGATAGAGTAATCGAGATGATCAGGCCGGCAATACCTCTAATGGAAGAGAGGGGAGTTAGCTTGGCACTTGAAAATCACGACCGGCTCAGATGTGCAGATCTTTTAGCTATTATTGCCGGATGTAACTCCTCCAATGTGGGAATATGCCTCGATACGGTCAACTCCTTGGGTGTCCCCGAAGGGATGGACGAAGTTATCCGCACCCTGTCACCCTACACCCTGAATCTGCATGTGAAGGATTTTGTCATCAGGAGGTTGGACCACAAGATGGGATTTTGTGTAAACGGAGCATCGGCCGGAGAAGGGAAGCTCGACATTGCAGGGTTGTTCCGCAATTTGACTGCCCTGGGGAAATGTCGCAGTGCGATATTGGAACTATGGACACCCTTCGGCCCTACCCTCGAAGATACGATTGCCCGGGAAAATGAATGGGCAATCAACAGTATGAACTATTTGAAGCAATTATCTTATTGA
- a CDS encoding Gfo/Idh/MocA family protein yields MEKLKLAVLGAGFWSQFQIGAWSEIPDVEIVALYNRTRSKAEALARKFQIGHVYDDAAAMFNSEKIDFVDIITDVDTHYKFVEMAVDAGIKEIICQKPMASDWETAKKMVEKCRDAGASLYIHENFRWQAPLRRVKEILDSGIIGNPFKARVSFLSGFPVFDNQPFLRELPHFILTDMGSHVLDICRFLFGEATKLWCQCKTVNREIRGEDVAVVMMEMANGMPLYAEMSYASIVEHDMFSTVNLLVEGEKGSLALGPGRSFAVSVTTAEGTRTEKIEIPYYDWADPDYIVNHESGIHINRNILDAIMGKGRAENSGEDNLETVRLIWASYESARRGKLIDLKEFD; encoded by the coding sequence ATGGAAAAATTGAAGTTAGCCGTTCTTGGCGCAGGATTCTGGTCCCAATTTCAAATTGGAGCCTGGAGCGAGATCCCCGACGTGGAGATTGTAGCCCTCTATAACCGGACCCGATCGAAAGCGGAAGCGTTGGCAAGGAAATTCCAGATTGGGCATGTATATGATGATGCCGCAGCGATGTTCAACAGTGAGAAGATTGATTTTGTGGATATCATTACCGACGTCGATACCCATTACAAATTTGTGGAGATGGCGGTCGATGCCGGAATAAAAGAGATAATCTGCCAGAAGCCAATGGCGTCGGACTGGGAAACGGCAAAAAAGATGGTGGAGAAGTGCAGAGATGCAGGAGCCTCTCTTTATATACATGAGAATTTCCGCTGGCAGGCTCCGCTAAGACGGGTGAAGGAGATCTTGGACTCGGGTATTATCGGAAACCCTTTTAAGGCGAGGGTGTCGTTTCTCTCGGGATTTCCCGTATTCGACAATCAGCCTTTCCTGAGAGAACTCCCCCACTTCATTCTTACCGACATGGGGTCGCACGTGCTGGATATCTGCCGCTTCCTGTTCGGCGAGGCTACAAAGTTATGGTGCCAGTGCAAGACCGTTAACCGAGAGATCCGGGGTGAGGATGTGGCAGTGGTGATGATGGAGATGGCCAACGGGATGCCCCTTTATGCTGAAATGTCGTATGCATCGATCGTGGAGCATGATATGTTTTCAACTGTGAATCTGCTGGTTGAAGGTGAAAAGGGGAGTCTTGCCCTTGGACCGGGAAGATCGTTTGCCGTCAGCGTAACAACGGCCGAGGGGACCCGAACGGAAAAAATTGAGATACCCTATTACGATTGGGCCGATCCCGATTATATCGTGAACCACGAAAGCGGAATCCATATCAACCGGAATATCCTGGATGCCATAATGGGAAAAGGGAGAGCCGAGAATAGCGGTGAAGACAATCTGGAGACAGTCCGTTTGATCTGGGCCTCCTATGAATCGGCCAGGAGAGGCAAGTTGATCGACCTGAAAGAGTTTGACTAA
- a CDS encoding phosphogluconate dehydrogenase C-terminal domain-containing protein: MMKITIIGAGGKMGMRISRNLKDEPYDIAYLEVSEAGRERVKTLGIACADSDQVIAGCRRGDIGHTDVAIELASPGIVRMMKRGSLLITLDPAAPFAGKLYHRPDIAYFLAHPSHPSIFNWEPTLEAHQDHFGGTLAKQSMVCALMAGEESDYQLGLEIATKMYAPISVAHRITVEQMAILEPGLVETLSSTCIYVIRQGLDEVIRKGVPADAARDFLLGHLHIQLAVLFDQIPGAVFSDAANKAIVRGIDEIFKPDWKKVLEIDNVREQVLAIT, encoded by the coding sequence ATGATGAAGATAACGATTATCGGCGCAGGGGGCAAGATGGGGATGCGTATTTCCAGAAACTTGAAGGATGAACCTTATGATATCGCTTACCTGGAGGTTAGCGAAGCCGGAAGGGAGAGAGTGAAAACGCTGGGCATTGCTTGTGCCGACTCTGATCAGGTTATCGCGGGATGCCGACGTGGTGATATTGGCCATACCGATGTGGCCATCGAATTGGCTTCGCCCGGAATTGTCCGGATGATGAAGAGGGGTTCCCTGCTGATTACGCTTGATCCTGCCGCACCCTTTGCCGGCAAGCTGTACCATCGTCCCGACATAGCCTATTTTCTGGCACATCCTTCCCATCCCTCCATTTTTAACTGGGAACCTACACTGGAGGCGCACCAGGATCATTTTGGCGGTACACTGGCCAAGCAGTCGATGGTGTGCGCCCTGATGGCCGGAGAGGAGTCGGATTACCAGTTGGGCCTGGAGATTGCAACAAAAATGTATGCCCCCATATCTGTGGCGCACAGGATAACCGTGGAACAGATGGCTATTCTGGAGCCCGGTCTGGTTGAGACGTTATCTTCAACCTGTATCTATGTGATAAGACAGGGACTGGACGAGGTAATCCGAAAAGGAGTTCCAGCCGATGCTGCCCGCGATTTTCTGCTGGGACATCTGCACATACAGCTGGCCGTACTGTTTGATCAGATCCCCGGGGCAGTCTTCTCGGATGCGGCCAACAAGGCCATCGTCAGGGGAATAGATGAGATATTCAAACCCGACTGGAAGAAGGTTTTGGAGATTGATAATGTAAGGGAGCAGGTACTGGCGATTACGTAA
- a CDS encoding L-ribulose-5-phosphate 4-epimerase, whose protein sequence is MVEDYKLSVYSANMELVKSGLVTFTWGNASAIDRAKGLVIIKPSGVAYDMMSPEDMTVVDLEGRIVEGRLKPSSDTPTHLVLYKAFPEIGGIAHFHSEFATSWAQAGTDIPLLGTTHADYFAGDVPCTREMTDKEIRGDYERETGNVIVERFTSGLLDPLQIPGVLVKNHGPFTWGESVAEAVFHAAVLEQVSKIAYFSHTLNRHYSMNSSLAEKHYSRKHGTGKYYGQ, encoded by the coding sequence ATGGTTGAGGATTACAAGCTGAGTGTATACAGTGCCAATATGGAACTGGTAAAGTCCGGGCTGGTCACTTTTACCTGGGGAAATGCAAGTGCCATCGATAGGGCGAAGGGTCTGGTGATCATCAAACCGTCGGGTGTTGCATATGATATGATGAGCCCCGAGGATATGACGGTGGTCGACCTTGAAGGGCGGATTGTGGAGGGTCGGCTGAAACCCTCGTCCGATACCCCCACGCATCTGGTGCTGTACAAGGCTTTTCCTGAAATAGGAGGAATAGCCCACTTCCATTCCGAGTTTGCAACCTCGTGGGCGCAGGCTGGCACCGATATTCCGCTATTGGGGACAACACATGCAGATTATTTTGCAGGCGATGTTCCCTGTACGAGAGAGATGACCGATAAAGAGATCAGGGGCGACTACGAAAGGGAGACCGGTAATGTGATCGTCGAGAGGTTCACTTCCGGTCTGCTCGATCCTCTGCAGATTCCCGGCGTGCTGGTTAAAAACCATGGTCCCTTTACATGGGGGGAGTCTGTGGCAGAGGCGGTATTCCATGCTGCGGTCCTTGAACAGGTGTCGAAAATTGCCTACTTTTCACATACGTTGAATCGGCACTATTCCATGAATAGCTCACTGGCAGAAAAACACTATTCGCGTAAACATGGTACTGGAAAATATTATGGTCAATGA
- a CDS encoding glycoside hydrolase family 140 protein produces the protein MGICRRVGGVLNRCGLVLLCWMVFSQAFPASDNNHVKPLRVSRQNPHLLATENESPVFLNSFTVWKLLRNGSREDVEYLLTDLKRKKLNAISTIALDLELEELGKNYYGDYAFQFNEAGLPDPLQPIVTPGNDPQSPEEYDFWDHLDFVIAKANEMGMYVVLHPAWGDWFTGEYNGKPNRFIIFNEENAYKYGFWIGRRYSEARNIVWMVGGDRSAVYGKLDYRSVFSAMGRGIADGVKGGAGEKDPLISFHPRKWAPNSSEWFHDEPWLSFNSIQDTPYDQVTSVPNDYGLSPVKPTWLCEGRYEGPITDWGVRYQAWQTVLSGGFGHTYGSDAWQFPRDNWRQYLDLPGLTQMGYLYYAVREIWSDKQFLGRTPDQGLILGDQGETVGDGNTRGDGDGGGASASRKDGRSDRITAMRGNDGSWAMVYTAAGKEFRLDLGKLKGRLKAYWFNPATGKWWVDGVETADMRPFQKGIKAGKGDMTFDPPGNPGNENDWVLILRR, from the coding sequence ATGGGTATATGTAGAAGAGTGGGAGGAGTACTGAACCGGTGTGGTTTGGTTCTGTTGTGCTGGATGGTCTTCTCCCAGGCATTTCCAGCGTCAGATAACAATCATGTAAAACCCCTTCGAGTCAGCAGGCAGAATCCTCATCTGTTGGCGACGGAGAATGAATCGCCGGTATTTCTCAACAGCTTTACCGTTTGGAAGCTGCTCAGAAACGGTTCAAGAGAGGATGTTGAGTATCTCCTGACCGATCTGAAGCGCAAAAAGCTGAATGCAATATCCACGATTGCACTTGATCTTGAGTTGGAGGAGCTGGGAAAGAACTATTACGGTGACTATGCCTTTCAATTCAACGAAGCCGGGCTCCCCGATCCGCTTCAACCGATAGTCACACCTGGTAACGATCCACAATCTCCCGAAGAGTATGATTTCTGGGATCACCTCGATTTTGTGATTGCCAAGGCAAATGAGATGGGGATGTATGTGGTCCTCCATCCTGCGTGGGGCGACTGGTTTACGGGGGAATATAACGGAAAGCCCAACCGGTTCATCATTTTCAATGAGGAGAATGCCTACAAGTATGGATTCTGGATTGGCCGGCGCTATAGTGAAGCCCGAAATATAGTCTGGATGGTTGGCGGAGACAGGTCTGCCGTATATGGCAAACTGGACTATAGGTCCGTTTTTTCGGCAATGGGCAGAGGTATTGCCGACGGTGTAAAAGGTGGAGCAGGGGAGAAAGATCCGCTTATCTCGTTCCATCCGAGGAAGTGGGCGCCCAACTCTTCGGAGTGGTTCCACGATGAACCCTGGCTTTCATTCAACTCTATCCAGGACACTCCTTACGACCAGGTTACCTCCGTGCCGAATGATTATGGATTGAGTCCCGTCAAGCCGACCTGGCTTTGCGAAGGAAGGTACGAAGGGCCGATTACCGACTGGGGTGTCAGGTACCAGGCATGGCAGACAGTTCTTTCGGGAGGGTTTGGACACACTTACGGTTCTGATGCGTGGCAATTTCCGAGAGACAATTGGCGTCAATATCTCGACCTGCCGGGTCTTACCCAGATGGGCTATCTGTACTATGCCGTCAGGGAAATCTGGAGCGATAAACAGTTTCTGGGCAGAACGCCTGATCAGGGCCTTATCCTGGGGGACCAGGGAGAGACGGTAGGTGATGGCAATACCCGGGGTGACGGCGATGGAGGAGGTGCTTCCGCTTCGAGGAAAGATGGCCGGTCTGACAGGATTACGGCGATGCGCGGGAACGACGGAAGTTGGGCCATGGTCTATACCGCAGCAGGTAAAGAGTTCCGACTAGACCTCGGAAAGCTGAAGGGGCGACTGAAAGCTTACTGGTTCAACCCTGCTACCGGAAAATGGTGGGTTGACGGAGTGGAAACGGCCGACATGCGACCATTTCAAAAGGGGATCAAGGCTGGGAAGGGTGATATGACCTTCGACCCTCCAGGCAATCCCGGTAATGAGAATGACTGGGTGCTGATATTGAGGAGGTGA
- a CDS encoding SusC/RagA family TonB-linked outer membrane protein codes for MKQKAKLLLITFLFLPLCVLAQRQVTVKGKVIEAETNEPLPGVTILVEKSTRGVTTDMDGTFEIRVSTSDKLVFSFVGMQSQTIEVGDKTYLEVSMYPLADELDEVTIVAFGKQKKESVISSIETVNTKELHVPSSNLTTAFSGRIAGMISYQTSGEPGQDNADFFIRGITSFGTGKVNPLILIDNVEVSTHDLSRLHPDDIQSFSILKDATATALYGARGANGVILVTTKEGKEGKVKVSLRFENSFSTPTQEIEMADPITYMQLANEAALTRNPLAPMPYSNNKIENTILGLNPYVYPTVDWMDMLTKDVAVNQRANMNISGGGKVARYYIAGSFSQDNGILKVDKRNNFNNNIDLKKILIRSNVNINLTPSTEAIIRVHGTFDDYSGPISGGSDLYRKILRVSPVRFPAYFEPDENLTGVQHILFGGQEDAPYMNPYAEMVKGYREESKTVLLVQMELKQDFGQWVEGLTGRLLGNTTRNSGFDLSRSYNPFYYEVGQYDRINNKYLLTELNPDSGTEYLNYIPGYKSVSSSFYAEGSVAYNRKFNKHGVSGMLVGIMRNLLVGNASSLIQSLPARNLGLSGRFTYDYDDRYLTEFNFGYNGSEKFDKGHRWGFFPSFGVGWVVSNEPFWKTLNTNPFISKLKFRGTYGLVGNDEIGSDRFFYLSEVAIGGGGGFTTGYDFGKGRTGVRVGNYPNSEIGWEIAYKTNLGIEIGLFDNKMEILADLYKEERTNILQSRADIPTSMGLWATPLVNVGKASGKGIDVSVDYNHSINKNTWVTGRANFTYARSIYKYYEEPDLSEIPWTSKIGNPISQKSGYVAERLFIDDEDVKNLPRQDLGEYGPGDIKYKDINGDNIINEIDRVPIGHPTTPEINYGFGLSAGHKNFDASCFFSGSARSSFWIDAATMSPFVQSSSGGRILETGLAKFIADDYWSEASQNPFAAWPRLSNYLVNNNVQRSTMFMRDGNFLRLKSVELGYSLPTAITRRMHLESCRFYLSGTNLLLFSKFDLWDVEMGGNGLGYPLQRVYNIGLNLSF; via the coding sequence ATGAAACAGAAAGCGAAACTATTATTGATTACGTTTCTATTTCTTCCACTATGTGTGCTTGCACAGCGTCAGGTAACCGTAAAGGGTAAGGTAATAGAAGCAGAGACCAATGAGCCTTTGCCGGGTGTTACGATTCTTGTGGAAAAATCTACAAGAGGTGTAACCACGGACATGGACGGTACGTTTGAAATACGGGTGTCGACTTCCGACAAGTTGGTCTTCTCGTTTGTCGGAATGCAATCCCAGACTATTGAGGTTGGTGACAAGACCTACTTGGAGGTCTCTATGTATCCGTTGGCCGATGAGCTGGATGAGGTGACGATCGTGGCTTTTGGAAAACAGAAGAAGGAGAGCGTTATCTCATCCATCGAGACAGTGAACACCAAGGAGTTGCATGTACCTTCAAGTAACCTTACCACCGCATTCTCGGGAAGAATCGCCGGAATGATATCCTATCAGACCAGTGGAGAGCCCGGTCAGGACAACGCAGATTTCTTTATCCGGGGCATCACCTCGTTCGGTACCGGAAAGGTAAATCCGCTGATCCTGATCGACAATGTGGAGGTCTCTACCCACGACTTGTCGAGGTTGCATCCCGACGATATCCAGAGCTTCTCCATTCTTAAAGATGCTACTGCCACTGCACTTTACGGAGCACGAGGAGCAAACGGGGTAATCCTTGTTACCACCAAAGAGGGAAAAGAGGGGAAGGTAAAGGTGTCGTTGCGATTCGAAAACTCCTTCTCTACTCCAACACAGGAGATAGAGATGGCCGACCCCATCACCTATATGCAGTTGGCCAATGAAGCTGCGCTGACACGGAATCCGTTGGCGCCGATGCCCTATTCGAATAACAAGATTGAAAATACCATTCTCGGTCTGAATCCCTATGTCTATCCAACCGTAGACTGGATGGATATGCTTACCAAGGATGTTGCGGTGAATCAGCGGGCAAACATGAATATCTCGGGAGGAGGCAAAGTGGCGCGATACTACATTGCAGGTTCCTTCTCCCAGGATAATGGGATCCTCAAAGTGGACAAGCGGAACAACTTCAACAACAACATCGACCTGAAGAAGATCCTGATCCGGTCGAATGTCAATATCAATCTCACTCCGTCCACGGAGGCGATAATCCGTGTTCATGGTACTTTTGACGACTACTCGGGACCGATCAGCGGTGGGAGTGACCTCTATAGAAAGATCCTCCGGGTGAGTCCGGTACGTTTTCCGGCATATTTTGAGCCCGATGAAAACCTGACCGGGGTACAGCACATTCTCTTCGGAGGTCAAGAGGATGCTCCCTATATGAATCCCTATGCCGAGATGGTAAAAGGTTACCGGGAAGAGAGCAAGACTGTCCTCCTGGTGCAGATGGAACTGAAGCAGGATTTCGGCCAGTGGGTGGAAGGTCTTACCGGGCGGCTCCTGGGTAACACTACCAGGAACTCCGGTTTCGACCTGTCTCGCTCATACAATCCCTTCTACTATGAAGTGGGGCAGTATGACCGCATCAATAATAAATATCTGCTGACGGAACTGAACCCGGACAGCGGTACCGAATACCTGAACTACATTCCTGGATATAAGTCGGTTTCGAGCTCTTTTTACGCCGAAGGTTCGGTTGCCTACAACCGGAAATTCAACAAACATGGCGTGAGTGGCATGTTGGTAGGAATTATGCGCAACCTGCTGGTTGGAAACGCCAGCTCGCTGATCCAATCCCTTCCGGCCAGAAACCTGGGTCTGTCGGGCCGTTTCACCTACGATTACGACGATCGTTATCTGACCGAATTCAATTTTGGATACAACGGTTCTGAGAAATTCGACAAAGGCCACCGCTGGGGCTTCTTCCCTTCTTTCGGAGTCGGCTGGGTAGTCTCAAACGAACCCTTCTGGAAAACCCTGAACACGAATCCCTTCATCTCAAAACTGAAATTCCGCGGCACCTATGGATTGGTTGGAAACGACGAGATTGGAAGCGACCGGTTCTTCTATCTGTCTGAGGTGGCTATTGGTGGCGGTGGCGGATTCACCACCGGTTATGATTTTGGGAAAGGACGGACAGGCGTACGGGTAGGCAATTATCCCAACTCTGAAATTGGATGGGAGATCGCCTATAAAACCAATCTGGGTATTGAAATCGGCCTGTTTGACAATAAGATGGAGATTTTGGCCGACCTATATAAGGAGGAACGGACAAATATCTTGCAATCGAGGGCGGACATCCCTACCTCCATGGGATTATGGGCTACTCCGCTAGTAAACGTGGGTAAAGCCTCTGGAAAAGGAATTGATGTCTCGGTCGACTATAACCATTCGATCAACAAAAATACATGGGTAACAGGAAGAGCCAACTTCACCTATGCACGCTCCATCTATAAATATTATGAGGAGCCCGACCTGAGCGAGATACCCTGGACCTCCAAAATCGGAAACCCAATTTCTCAGAAATCGGGCTATGTGGCGGAACGCCTCTTTATCGATGACGAGGACGTAAAGAACTTGCCCCGTCAGGATCTCGGGGAATATGGTCCGGGAGATATCAAATACAAAGATATTAACGGGGATAATATTATCAACGAAATCGACAGAGTGCCCATCGGACATCCAACTACGCCCGAGATCAATTACGGCTTTGGTCTCTCTGCCGGACATAAGAATTTTGATGCATCCTGCTTCTTCTCCGGATCTGCACGCTCTTCTTTCTGGATCGACGCGGCGACAATGTCTCCATTCGTACAGTCAAGTTCAGGCGGAAGAATCCTTGAGACCGGACTGGCAAAATTCATTGCGGATGACTACTGGTCGGAAGCATCTCAAAATCCGTTTGCAGCCTGGCCGAGGCTTTCCAACTACTTGGTCAATAACAATGTGCAACGGAGTACGATGTTTATGCGGGATGGCAATTTCCTGCGCCTGAAGAGTGTGGAACTGGGTTACTCGCTCCCCACCGCGATAACCAGGAGAATGCACCTGGAATCCTGCCGGTTCTACTTGAGTGGAACCAACCTGTTGCTGTTCAGCAAGTTTGATTTATGGGATGTTGAAATGGGTGGTAACGGCTTGGGTTACCCGTTGCAACGGGTCTATAATATTGGGTTGAATCTCTCATTCTGA